The following proteins are co-located in the Phocoena phocoena chromosome 1, mPhoPho1.1, whole genome shotgun sequence genome:
- the UBE2J2 gene encoding ubiquitin-conjugating enzyme E2 J2, giving the protein MSSNSAKRAPTTATQRLKQDYLRIKKDPVPYICAEPLPSNILEWHYVVRGPEMTPYEGGYYHGKLIFPREFPFKPPSIYMITPNGRFKCNTRLCLSITDFHPDTWNPAWSVSTILTGLLSFMVEKGPTLGSIETSDFTKRQLAAQSLVFNLKDKVFCELFPEVVEEIKQKQRAQDELSSRPQALPLPDVVPDGETHHGQNGLPLLNGHAPGAGPHLAGLQQANRHHGLLGGALANLFVIVGFAAFAYTVKYVLRSIAQE; this is encoded by the exons ATGAGCAGCAACAGCGCTAAGAGAGCACCCACGACAGCGACGCAGCGCCTGAAGCAGGACTACCTCCGGATTAAGAAAGACCCCGTGCCTTACATCTGTGCCGAGCCCCTCCCTTCCAACATCCTTGAGTG gCACTATGTGGTCCGAGGCCCTGAGATGACTCCCTACGAAG GTGGCTATTATCACGGAAAACTAATTTTTCCCAGAGAATTTCCTTTTAAACCTCCTAGTATTTATATGATAACTCCCAATGGAAGATTTAAGTGCAACACAAG GCTGTGTCTTTCCATCACGGATTTCCACCCAGACACGTGGAACCCGGCCTGGTCCGTCTCCACCATCCTGACGGGGCTCCTGAGCTTCATGGTGGAGAAGGGCCCCACCCTGGGCAGCATTGAGACTTCGGACTTCACa aAAAGACAACTGGCTGCACAAAGTTTAGTgtttaatttaaaagacaaagtGTTTTGTGAATTGTTTCCCGAAGTCGTGGAG GAAATTAAGCAAAAACAGAGAGCACAAGACGAACTCAGTAGCAGACCCCAGGCTCTCCCCTTACCAGACGTGGTTCCAGACGGGGAGACGCACCACGGCCAGAACGGGCTTCCGCTCCTCAACGGGCATGCGCCGGGCGCTGGGCCGCACCTCGCGGGGCTCCAGCAGGCCAACCGGCACCACGGACTCCTGGGCGGTGCCCTGGCGAACTTGTTTGTTATAGTTGGGTTTGCAGCCTTCGCCTACACGGTCAAGTACGTGCTGAGAAGCATAGCGCAGGAGTGA
- the LOC136134345 gene encoding collagen alpha-1(I) chain-like, with protein sequence MDVSLAFASKADLQSSYRVPQRKGLPLRSALRSLRVTSGEPASPNPPVRTDQAPPQAMKRSSRALQATSPRREHLAVEKEPTRSPGRPGVTEIGFHARKLQAEPRERGRGGDGPCGGPAPPARAGSGGADARARPRHRPAARAHLSPSPRVGRRRAQARRARGQSRERESGARAAELHRARTEPTPTTAAAAAAAAAAAASASASKMAVRGAGLSTLPVPGRGSGNRRMGSGLQPRGAGPEPFCTSGRTAAALRLILQPQRCPAGGPGESQRPQRTGAPPPSTFPSSGPPAFRGKTGERGRHSASPGLSDRTTRGPENRVLGGLVWLRPPVNGVTDHVAIDGGLQALTGVAVATGRGREGGHAHPRVWPTQGTSGQKQKECPSSLGPAPGESARGEPARYVSGPQCPPALARPPPGEAGSPQAPPPAATLRKEHSLPFTPPPSPQPGLCHPHTGWAQLFLAHGELHKGGHPEVPECFKRRCGADPLPDPEPHTGSVTHSAHRSQPEPPLWWQEPLPATAVNARGMESFCGCTEEAPYPPAGMDSRWANSELSLRVEVEPRHPQSAGQSRPAKGRLAHWLASCNHTEAEGFSIRDGVSLGCGAIFVGGAGQPALADPCVLGVKAPAQRPLATNTCGQRPGRWSQGQGPKPGARNRGRKASHQGKTPVPAAKGFPFQDQSRTATSTATVAATQHRRLEAPTQGGSSLKVPGVPEVACDRGTEVSGTRGAHTHPSASAPVSGPRSPSQETLEVPGSPEPPSSCPASSSWGGRRPIPTTSGPSACCLLFRKPEAHEWTITGDSARWTTPHPRPAAPTSLQARPLAQMWPDLPGSIGPSQSGHAGR encoded by the exons ATGGACGTTTCTCTCGCTTTTGCTTCCAAAGCCGACTTACAATCCAGCTACCGGGTCCCTCAAAGGAAAGGGCTCCCTCTGCGCAGCGCCCTCAGGTCCCTCCGGGTGACTTCCGGTGAGCCGGCCTCGCCCAACCCGCCCGTGCGCACAGACCAGGCGCCTCCACAGGCCATGAAGCGCTCCTCAAGGGCCCTTCAGGCCACGTCCCCAAGGAGAGAGCAT CTGGCCGTAGAGAAAGAGCCGACCCGGAGCCCCGGGCGTCCCGGCGTAACCGAAATCGGGTTCCACGCACGGAAGCTCCAGGCCGAGCCCCGCGAGCGCGGACGGGGCGGGGATGGGCCGTGCGGAGGCCCCGCGCCCCCCGCTCGGGCCGGCTCCGGCGGGGCGGACGCGCGGGCGAGGCCCCGGCACAGGCCCGCGGCGCGTGCTCACCTCTCCCCGTCGCCGCGCGTGGGCCGCCGCCGCGCTCAGGCTCGCCGTGCTCGAGGCCAGAGCAGGGAGCGAGAGAGTGGGGCCCGCGCCGCAGAGCTGCACCGCGCCAGGACCGAGCCGACCCCgaccaccgccgccgccgccgccgccgccgccgccgccgccgcctccgcctctGCTTCCAAGATGGCCGTTCGCGGGGCGGGGTTATCCACGCTTCCGGTTCCGGGGCGCG GAAGCGGAAACAGGCGCATGGGCAGTGGCTTGCAGCCTCGCGGGGCGGGGCCCGAGCCCTTCTGCACGTCTGGTCGGACAGCTGCGGCCCTCCGGTTGATCCTTCAGCCGCAGCGCTGTCCGGCTGGCGGCCCCGGGGAGAGTCAGCGGCCGCAGCGGACCGGGGCCCCCCCACCGAGCACGTTCCCCTCCTCAGGACCCCCGGCCTTCCGCGGGAAGACAG GAGAGCGCGGGAGGCACTCTGCGTCCCCGGGCCTCAGTGACCGAACCACCCGGGGCCCTGAGAATCGAGTCCTGGGTGGCCTTGTGTGGCTGCG GCCACCGGTCAACGGGGTAACTGACCACGTGGCGATTGACGGTGGACTCCAAGCCCTGACGGGTGTAGCCGTGGCCACTGGCAGAGGGCGGGAGGGCGGCCACGCTCACCCCCGAGTCTGGCCCACCCAGGGCACCTCAG ggcagaagcagaagGAGTGCCCGTCGTCCCTCGGCCCAGCACCAGGCGAGTCGGCCCGTGGGGAGCCAGCCCGCTACGTCTCTGGCCCCCAGTGTCCCCCGGCGCTGGCCCGCCCTCCTCCTGGGGAGGCTGGCAGtccccaggccccacctcctgcTGCCACGCTCAGGAAAGAGCACAGCCTGCCCTTCACTCCCCCGCCTTCCCCCCAACCCGGGCTCTGCCATCCCCACACAGGGTGGGCCCAGCTGTTTCTAGCTCACGGAGAGTTACACAAGGGAGGCCACCCTGAGGTGCCAGAGTGTTTCAAGCGCAGGTGTGGGGCAGACCCACTGCCGGACCCTGAGCCCCACACGGGCAGCGTCACGCACTCTGCCCACCGCAGCCAGCCGGAGCCCCCTCTGTGGTGGCAGGAGCCCCTGCCTGCCACTGCAGTCAATGCCCGGGGGATGGAGAGTTTCTGCGGTTGCACTGAGGAGGCCCCTTACCCTCCAGCGGGCATGGACTCCAGATG GGCCAACTCTGAGCTGTCCCTGAGGGTGGAGGTGGAGCCCAGGCACCCGCAGTCTGCAGGGCAGTCCCGGCCTGCAAAGGGACGCCTTG CACACTGGCTGGCCTCATGCAACCACACCGAGGCCGAGGGTTTCAGCATCCGAGATGGTGTGTCCCTAGGGTGTGGTGCCATCTTCGTGGGTG GGGCTGGGCAGCCAGCCCTGGCAGACCCCTGTGTTCTGGGAGTGAAGGCCCCTGCCCAGCGACCCTTGGCCACAAACACCTGTGGTCAGAGGCCTGGCAGGTGGAG ccagggccagggccccAAGCCTGGCGCGAGGAACCGGGGCAGGAAAGCTTCCCACCAGGGAAAGACGCCGGTGCCTGCAGCCAAAGGCTTCCCCTTCCAGGACCAGAGCAG AACCGCCACCAGCACCGCCACTGTCGCAGCCACCCAGCACAGGAGGTTGGAGGCACCCACACAGGGAGGCTCCAGCCTCAAGGTCCCAGGGGTGCCCGAGGTGGCCTGTGACCGGGGCA CTGAGGTGTCAGGGACCCGCGGTGCCCACACTCACCCCAGTGCATCCGCCCCAGTGTCAGGACCCCGCTCCCCGTCTCAGGAAACCCTGGAGGTGCCTGGGTCTCCAGAGCCACCCTCCTCCTGCCCCGCCAgctccagctggggtgggaggCGGCCG ATCCCCACCACGTCTGGCCCATCAGCCTGCTGCCTACTTTTCCGGAAGCCCGAGGCCCATGAATGGACCATCACTGGGGACTCAGCTCGGTGGACGAcgccccaccccaggccagcaGCGCCCACCAGTCTACAGGCCCGACCCTTGGCCCAGATGTGGCCAGACCTGCCTGGCTCCATCGGCCCCAGTCAAAGTGGCCATGCTGGCCGCTGA
- the SCNN1D gene encoding LOW QUALITY PROTEIN: amiloride-sensitive sodium channel subunit delta (The sequence of the model RefSeq protein was modified relative to this genomic sequence to represent the inferred CDS: deleted 1 base in 1 codon; substituted 2 bases at 2 genomic stop codons), giving the protein MSPAVPAPPPRLGSGHDKTHPRRPPGSLPVITGEGRSVGPKYGPASDGASLGHQQAELGHWRLRDATAGAMAQAAGGGPGTRTCPQLPPSPPPPPPEEGRGERLVELRASLRELVATFCTNGTIHGAIRLVCSSQNRLKTASWGLRLTRALGVLCRQLGLLFGQYWRYPVIMTVSVYSEAAQRKLFLSVTLCDMNPHRVRGCRGDSGPGSDSAAPHPGPAPRPHPARRPLRALDNFARQNIYSLCGFNFSDSVDAPGAECNSASGDCTQQAYSSGVVAAREWYRVHRVNVLGLLPTRTATTAAADTVFCRYDGQDRQAPHFQTSHHPSYGSCYTFNGVWAAQHPSIAHAECQPGLGVSLALGAKQQDLLLPTEAGIKVMIHTRDHTPFLEHRGASASARDXDHLREDKGHRLGSPCGHCTDSMGGVDVQLLYAASCTRQACLVSCFQPLMVETRSCGCFFXPLPTGPEHCNSVRHPAWGHCFRRLCKDLETHRLPCASRCPRPCKASSCKLSAGTSSWPSSKSAVSPGSGVRPHGQRALSGLTCVPEALPSHCPAAPGEEPRPQSNLAKVNIFSQELNYRTVDEGPQHPYVPQLLSATGSLWSLWFGSCALSVVEMLELLLDAAALALLLCCRQLRGARGQPRAATGMPAPSQRPAGGRVAAGMTSNTRGPSSTSHDVAGAPAGILAGGQPGVGPGNS; this is encoded by the exons ATGTCCCCTGCTGTCCCTGCCCCACCGCCTAGGCTCGGCTCTGGCCATGACAAGACACACCCGCGGAGGCCGCCTGGTTCCCTGCCGGTCATCACAGGGGAGGGCCGCAGCGTCGGTCCCAAGTATGGACCAGCTTCTGATGGAGCCTCTCTTGGGCATCAGCAGGCCGAGCTGGGCCACTGGAGGCTGAGGGACGCGACG GCTGGAGCCATGGCCCAAGCAGCTGGTGGGGGGCCGGGGACCCGAACGTGCCCCCAGCTGCCGCCATCGCCACCACCGCCCCCGCCCGAGGAGGGGCGTGGGGAGAGGCTGGTGGAGCTGCGCGCCTCGTTGAGGGAGCTGGTCGCCACCTTCTGCACCAACGGCACCATCCACGGCGCCATCCGCCTTGTGTGCTCCAGCCAGAACCGCCTCAAGACTGCGTCCTGGGGGCTGCGGCTCACACGGGCCCTGGGCGTGCTCTGCCGGCAGCTCGGACTCCTCTTCGGACAGTACTGGCGCTACCCGGTCATCATGACGGTGTCCGTATACTCGGAG GCAGCGCAGCGCAAGCTCTTCCTGTCGGTCACCCTGTGCGACATGAACCCGCACCG TGTGCGTGGCTGTCGTGGGGACTCGGGGCCTGGCTCTGACTctgctgccccccaccctggccctgcccccaggccaCACCCAGCCCGCCGCCCCCTGCGGGCGCTGGACAACTTCGCCCGGCAGAACATCTACTCCCTGTGTGGGTTCAACTTCAGCGACAGCGTGGATGCCCCGGGGGCCGAG TGTAACAGTGCCAGTGGCGACTGCACCCAGCAGGCCTACTCCTCCGGCGTGGTGGCCGCCCGGGAGTGGTACCGCGTGCACCGCGTGAACGTTCTGGGCCTGCTGCCCACGAGGACGGCCACCACAGCCGCGGCAGACACTGTCTTCTGCCGCTACGACGGCCAGGACCGCCAGGCCCC ACACTTCCAGACCTCGCACCACCCCAGCTACGGCAGCTGCTACACCTTCAACGGTGTCTGGGCCGCGCAGCACCCCAGCATCGCCCACGCTGAGTGCCAGCCTGGGCTGG GGGTCAGCCTGGCCCTCGGGGCGAAGCAGCAGGATCTTCTGCTGCCCACGGAGGCCGGCATCAAAGTCATGATCCACACGCGTGACCACACACCCTTTCTGGAGCACCGGGGGGCTTCAGCATCGGCCAGGGACTGAGACCACCTCCGAGAG gacaAGGGGCACCGGCTCGGGAGCCCCTGTGGGCACTGCACAGACAGCATGGGGGGCGTGGACGTGCAGCTGCTGTACGCCGCCTCCTGCACCAGGCAG GCCTGCCTGGTCTCCTGCTTCCAGCCGCTGATGGTGGAGACCCGCTCCTGCGGCTGCTTCTTCTAACCCCTGCCTACGGGGCCCGAGCACTGCAACTCCGTGCGGCACCCGGCCTGGG GTCACTGCTTCCGCCGCCTCTGCAAGGACCTGGAGACCCACCGGCTTCCCTGCGCCTCCCGCTGCCCCCGGCCTTGCAAGGCA TCTTCGTGCAAGCTCTCCGCTGGGACCTCCAGCTGGCCTTCCTCCAAGTCAGCCGTGAGTCCCGGAAGCGGGGTGAGGCCTCATGGGCAGAGAGCCCTCTCCGGACTGACCTGTGTCCCCGAGGCCCTGCCCTCACACTGCCCCGCAGCGCCCGGGGAGGAGCCGCGGCCACA GAGCAACCTGGCCAAGGTGAACATCTTCTCCCAGGAGCTCAACTACCGCACGGTGGACGAGG GCCCACAACACCCATATGTGCCGCAGCTGCTTTCAGCCACGGGcagcctctggagcctgtggttCGGCTCTTGTGCCCTCTCAGTCGTGGAGATGCTGGAGCTGCTGCTGGATGCCGCGGCCCTCGCCCTGCTGCTGTGCTGCCGCCAGCTCCGTGGGGCTCGGGGCCAGCCCAGGGCAGCCACGGGGATGCCCGCTCCAAGCCAGAGGCCGGCTGGTGGCCGGGTAGCTGCAGGCATGACATCGAACACCCGGGGGCCCAGCTCCACCTCCCATGATGTTGCAGGGGCTCCGGCAGGGATCTTGGCTGGAGGTCAGCCCGGTGTGGGCCCCGGAAACTCCTGA
- the ACAP3 gene encoding arf-GAP with coiled-coil, ANK repeat and PH domain-containing protein 3 — MTVEFEECIKDSPRFRATIDEVETDVVEIEAKLDKLVKLCSGVIEAGKAYVTTNRLFVSGVRDLSQQCQGDTVISECLQRFGDSLQEMVTYHMILFDQAQRSVRQQLHNFVKEDVRKFKETKKQFDRVREDMELSLARNAQAPRHRPHEAEEAAGALVLARKCFRHLALDYVLQINVLQAKKKFEILDSMLSFMHAQYSFFQQGYSLLHQLDPYMKKLAAELDQLVIDSAVEKREMERKHAAIQQRTLLQDFSYDEPKVEFDVDAPSGVVMEGYLFKRASNAFKTWNRRWFSIQNSQLVYQKKLKDVLTVVVDDLRLCSVKPCEDVERRFCFEVVSPTKSCMLQADSEKLRQAWVQAVQASIASAYRESPDSCYRERLDRTASPSASSIDSATDSRERSARGERVLQRVQHVAGNSQCGDCGRPDPRWASINLGVLLCIECSGIHRSLGVHCSKVRSLTLDSWEPELLKLMCELGNSTVNQIYEAQCAGPGSRKPTASSPRQDKEAWIKDKYVEKKFVRKPPSAPAREAPRRWRAQKCPRHHSSPRAHTTRRSKIRMEPVPPSVAALCSGSTESRFRRDSLFCPDELDSLFSYFDAGAAAAGPRSLSSDSGLGGSSDGSSDVLAFGVGSVVDRVTEEEGAESEESSGEADGEAEAWGLADVRELHPGLLAHRAARTRDLPALAAALAQGAEVNWADAEDEGKTPLVQAVLGGSLIICEFLLQNGADVNQRDSRGRAPLHHATLLGRTGQVCLFLKRGADQHALDHMQQDPLSIAVQEANADIVTLLRLARMAEEMREAEAPPGQPGPLAGSSPTELQYRRCIQEFISLHLDES; from the exons GGCAACTATCGACGAGGTGGAAACGGACGTGGTTGAGATCGAGGCCAAACTGGACAAG CTGGTGAAGCTGTGCAGCGGCGTGATCGAGGCTGGCAAGGCCTACGTCACCACCAATAGGCTCTTCGTGAGTGGCGTCCGAGACCTGTCCCAGCAGTGCCAGGGCGACACCGTCATCTCG gaaTGTCTGCAGAGGTTCGGAGACAGCCTGCAGGAGATGGTCACCTACCACATG ATCCTGTTTGACCAGGCCCAGAGGTCTGTGCGGCAGCAGCTCCACAACTTCGTCAAAGA AGACGTGCGCAAGTTCAAGGAGACTAAGAAGCAGTTCGACAGGGTCCGGGAGGACATGGAGCTGTCCCTGGCGAGGAACGCGCAGGCCCCAAGGCACCGGCCGCATGAGGCGGAGGAGGCCGCGGGTGCCCTGGTCCTCGCCCGGAAGTGCTTCCGCCACCTGGCGCTGGACTACGTACTCCAG ATCAACGTTCTCCAAGCCAAGAAGAAGTTTGAGATTTTGGACTCT atgcTGTCCTTCATGCACGCCCAGTACAGCTTCTTCCAGCAGGGCTACAGCCTGCTGCACCAGCTGGACCCCTACATGAAGAAGCTGGCGGCTGAG CTGGACCAGCTGGTGATCGACTCGGCAGTGGAAAAGCGGGAAATGGAGCGCAAGCATGCCGCCATCCAGCAGCGG ACGCTGCTGCAG GACTTCTCCTACGATGAGCCCAAGGTGGAGTTTGACGTGGATGCTCCCAGTGGTGTGGTGATGGAGGGCTACCTCTTCAAGAGGGCCAGCAACGCCTTCAAGACATGGAACCG GCGCTGGTTCTCCATCCAGAACAGCCAGCTGGTCTACCAGAAGAAGCTCAAG GACGTGCTGACCGTGGTGGTGGACGACCTCCGGCTCTGCTCCGTGAAGCCCTGTGAGGACGTCGAGCGCAGGTTCTGCTTTGAGGTCGTGTCGCCCACCAA GAGCTGCATGCTGCAGGCCGACTCGGAGAAGCTGCGGCAGGCGTGGGTTCAGGCCGTGCAAGCCAGCATCGCGTCCGCCTACCGGGAGAGTCCCGACAGCTGCTACCGCGAG AGGCTGGACCGCACGGCGTCCCCGTCCGCAAGCAGCATCGACTCTGCCACGGACTCTCGGGAACGCAGCGCCAGGGGCGAGCGCGTGCTACAGCGCGTGCAGCACGTGGCTGGGAACAGCCAGTGTGGCGACTGCGGGCGGCCGGACCCGCGCTGGGCCAGCATCAACCTGGGCGTGCTGCTCTGCATCGAGTGCTCGGGCATCCACAG GAGCCTGGGCGTCCACTGTTCCAAGGTGCGGTCCCTGACCCTGGACTCGTGGGAGCCGGAGCTGCTGAAG CTGATGTGTGAGCTGGGAAACAGCACTGTGAACCAGATCTACGAGGCCCAGTGCGCAGGGCCGGGCAGCAGGAAGCCCACGGCCAGCAGCCCCAG GCAGGACAAGGAGGCTTGGATCAAGGACAAATACGTGGAAAAGAAGTTCGTGCGGAAGCCGCCCTCGGCACCGGCCCGGGAGGCCCCACGGCGCTGGCGGGCGCAGAAGTGCCCACGCCACCACAGCTCCCCCCGTGCCCACACCACCCGCCGCAGCAAAATCCGGATGGAGCCCGTCCCGCCCTCTGTGGCTGCTCTGTGCTCAG GTTCCACAGAGTCCAGGTTCCGCAGGGACTCCCTCTTCTGCCCGGATGAGCTGGACTCCCTCTTCTCCTACTTCGACGCGGGGGCTGCTGCAGCCGGTCCACGCA GTCTGAGCAGCGACAGCGGCTTAGGGGGCAGCTCCGACGGCAGCTCGGATGTCCTGGCCTTCGGCGTGGGCTCCGTGGTGGACCGCGTCACTGAGGAGG AGGGTGCCGAGTCGGAGGAGTCCAGCGGCGAGGCAGATGGAGAGGCGGAGGCCTGGGGCCTGGCGGACGTGCGCGAGCTGCACCCCGGGCTACTGGCGCACCGCGCGGCGCGCACTAGAGACCTCCCCGCACTGGCCGCGGCTCTGGCACAAGGAGCCGAGGTCAACTGGGCTGACGCGGAGGACGAGGGCAAGACGCCGCTGGTGCAGGCCGTGCTGGGG GGTTCCTTGATCATCTGTGAATTCCTCCTGCAAAACGGAGCGGACGTGAACCAAAGAGACAGCCGGGGTCGGGCGCCCCTGCACCATGCCACGCTCCTGGGCCGCACCGG CCAGGTCTGCCTGTTCTTGAAGCGGGGGGCGGACCAGCATGCCTTGGACCACATGCAGCAGGACCCACTGAGCATCGCGGTGCAGGAGGCGAATGCAGACATCGTCACGCT TCTCCGTCTGGCGCGCATGGCCGAGGAGATGCGTGAGGCCGAGGCGCCTCCTGGCCAGCCGGGGCCCCTGGCTGGCAGCAGCCCCACCGAGCTCCAGTACCGCAGGTGCATCCAGGAGTTCATCAGCCTCCACCTGGATGAGAGCTAG